A window from Gasterosteus aculeatus chromosome 14, fGasAcu3.hap1.1, whole genome shotgun sequence encodes these proteins:
- the LOC120832018 gene encoding fructose-1,6-bisphosphatase 1, which yields MSDRGAFDTDVQTLTRFVLEEGRKAQGTGELTNLINSICTAVKAISTAVRKAGIANLYGIAGSTNVTGDQVKKLDILSNDLVINMIKSSFTSCVLVSEEDERAIIVEPDKRGKYIVCFDPLDGSSNIDCLVSIGTIFAIYKKTTDGEPCEKDALQPGRNLVAAGYALYGSATMMVLSTGQGVNCFMLDPSIGEFILVDRDVKIKKRGKIYSLNEGYAQHFYPDVTEYLKKKKFPEDGSAPYGSRYVGSMVADVHRTLVYGGIFLYPANVKSPKGKLRLLYECNPMAFIMEQAGGVATTGSVNVLDIQPTNIHERVPIVLGSPDDVQEYISICKKHHK from the exons ATGTCCGACCGAGGAGCCTTCGACACCGACGTGCAGACCCTCACCAGGTTTGTCCTGGAGGAGGGCAGGAAGGCCCAGGGAACCGGTGAGCTCACCAACCTGATCAACTCCATCTGCACCGCCGTCAAAGCCATTTCCACCGCCGTCAGGAAGGCCGGGATCGCTAACCT GTACGGCATCGCCGGCAGCACCAACGTGACGGGGGACCAGGTGAAGAAGCTGGACATCCTGTCCAATGACCTGGTCATCAACATGATCAAGTCGTCCTTCACCTCCTGCGTGCTGGTGTCAGAGGAAGACGAGAGGGCCATCATCGTGGAACCAGACAAGCGG GGGAAGTACATCGTGTGCTTTGACCCCCTGGATGGATCCTCAAACATCGACTGCCTCGTCTCCATTGGGACAATTTTCGCCATCTACAAGAAG ACCACGGACGGTGAACCCTGTGAGAAGGATGCTCTGCAGCCCGGCAGGAACCTGGTGGCTGCTGGTTACGCTCTGTACGGCAGCGCCACCATGATGGTGCTGTCCACTGGTCAGGGAGTCAACTGCTTCATGCTAGACCCC TCAATTGGTGAGTTCATCTTGGTGGACCGAGACGTGAAGATCAAGAAAAGGGGAAAGATCTACAGCTTGAACGAAGGATATGCACAGCATTTCTACCCGGACGTGACCGAGtacttaaaaaagaagaaattcccAGAG GATGGCTCTGCTCCGTACGGCAGCCGATACGTTGGTTCCATGGTAGCTGATGTGCATCGTACTCTGGTGTACGGAGGGATCTTTTTATATCCCGCTAACGTCAAGAGTCCCAAGGGCAAG CTGAGGCTGCTGTATGAATGCAACCCCATGGCCTTCATCATGGAGCAGGCGGGGGGCGTGGCCACCACGGGATCCGTGAACGTTCTGGACATCCAGCCCACCAACATCCACGAGCGGGTTCCCATCGTCCTGGGGTCCCCCGATGACGTGCAGGAGTACATTTCCATCTGTAAAAAGCATCACAAATGA
- the LOC120832016 gene encoding KN motif and ankyrin repeat domain-containing protein 1 isoform X1, with the protein MAQGSYILRTESAGQNTEKSVPNYLGIDYGYQWDVDNLKFVNNFQPGDTIKRLSLKRRPRVAANNEESKPSASSSSQWHSEEASASLSSDDARLLGMSSSTRGRPPLPPPHGSPSDNKPCGNDGAAAASQTPDESKPRPAARSLASQRPSPVLEKTSVETLKHSDQELSRRLPPQPHPRRRLASFGGVSSHGSRSPFTGLGAYNQNNNGNKPAGSGSDVNVHRSSSMGSRGSTGCLRLGAQSSGRTASVTSLGPTHLQHVRDQMVVALQRLKELEEQVTIIPILQVRIAVLQEEKRQLVSQFKTRDDNEDAKDVIWKRARSADNSDIENTVNVEEGLEGTMSSDCGDLKEFRELTEEIHALEITIKSGHLEEWNGKDSKLLLDKTMKSVAVGTDEDTDTALSKPKKENKYVHTDRVEMRSVGTEVSEVNLGIYTEREAEIDAQQLIINASKERICQLETQLKESALQTEMSRLKLELLVAGARNRADKASFARPSTVSTGTETRPHTTSQGVGNHTELRDASTGDATEVRTVGVSCCGAEMNNVCTGPDVPMSHWEVRERVETAEKGVGIQVLTNTQGVGMEIKLCDAETNTEAPQEKRKIESNSVGCGDCSVDVIICRAKEVVSQGTATDQVKGVDLGIMASPQTACQRNNTVSCSVSRFTNTRHAFSTDSSTNTVLCTQNKHTNTTQAVTRAVSVGNRVKDPKPAPETRTVGVGTETLLGSAFKQTPGTVARVTRDAGVGFTNFKENFLVGLKTRNMASGPSHLPDPIKTRSIGVGEGRIRDLAASSSSPGQTIQRSSQSQWEPGLNHYIEKMHWLLREHGDLLTEDLHGPQRDGFAQQRTSRGKANADLSRDSKAATQRETEVYALDSQQTVGRELQSPSQLLVDSSDCDKANQAKSQHVVNDSEVRRMIQMLEQQTSSAALRDVAVGSVIKKQNGEQGCSGKSMTLMRVTTGSSHELPPSEKAHSEVLESRRSKKSSEASQDGRKGKGNSKKESRCSSKSHSQRGKISETMFSACQALKVHLSDSTALSSGELHDCLQTLRHDWFSVSGHKSAAPDTVADYLSAFRFISPAVLQHVANLVDDNGNTALHYSVSNSNFGVVKKLLDAGVCNVNQQNKAGYTPIMLAALAAVESYQEMRVVEELFAEGDVNAKAGQAGQTALMLAASHGRRDVAQALLARGAEVNLRDDEGSTALMCASEHGHADVARLLLARPDCDATLTDGDDSTALSIALEAGHNDIAVLLYARANFSRGQAGAAARLGGSTSPSVSGGRNPFE; encoded by the exons ATGGCTCAAGGCAGCTACATCTTGAGAACGGAGTCAG CCGGTCAAAACACTGAAAAGTCCGTTCCTAACTACCTGGGGATCGACTATGGCTATCAGTGGGACGTGGACAACCTCAAGTTTGTGAATAATTTCCAGCCCGGCGACACCATTAAGCGTCTAAGCCTTAAGAGGAGGCCCAGGGTGGCCGCCAACAATGAGGAGAGCAAACCGAGTGCCAGTTCCTCCAGCCAGTGGCACTCAGAGGAAGCCTCGGCATCATTAAGCAGTGACGATGCAAGACTTCTCGGCATGTCTTCTTCAACCAGaggtcgtcctcctcttcctccaccacatGGTTCCCCGTCGGATAACAAACCCTGCGGGAAtgacggagcagcagcagcctctcagACACCTGATGAGTCCAAGCCTCGGCCTGCTGCCAGATCTCTTGCTTCACAAAGACCAAGCCCCGTGTTGGAAAAGACCTCAGTGGAGACCCTCAAACACTCGGATCAGGAGTTGAGCAGGCGGCTTCCGCCTCAGCCGCATCCCCGTCGCCGGCTGGCCAGCTTCGGAGGGGTGAGCTCGCATGGGTCGCGCTCCCCCTTCACTGGCCTGGGCGCATATAATCAGAACAACAACGGGAACAAGCCCGCCGGCTCAGGAAGCGACGTGAATGTCCACCGTAGCTCGTCCATGGGCAGTAGAGGCAGCACGGGATGCCTCAGGCTGGGCGCGCAGAGCTCTGGAAGGACCGCCTCGGTTACGAGTCTCGGCCCCACGCACCTTCAGCACGTCCGTGACCAAATGGTGGTAGCTCTGCAAAggctgaaggagctggaggagcaggtcaCGATCATACCCATCCTCCAGGTGAGAATCGCAGTCCTCCAGGAGGAAAAGAGGCAACTGGTCTCCCAGTTCAAGACCCGTGATGACAACGAGGATGCCAAGGATGTGATCTGGAAGAGAGCGCGTAGCGCGGACAACTCTGACATTGAGAACACGGTGAATGTGGAGGAAGGACTCGAGGGCACAATGAGTAGCGACTGCGGTGACCTCAAGGAGTTCAGGGAACTGACCGAGGAGATACACGCACTGGAAATAACCATCAAGAGCGGACATCTGGAAGAGTGGAATGGAAAAGATAGTAAGCTGTTGCTGGACAAAACCATGAAATCAGTCGCAGTTGGAACAGATGAAGATACGGACACAGCGTTGtctaaaccaaaaaaagaaaacaaatatgtgcACACTGATCGGGTAGAGATGAGGTCAGTTGGAACGGAAGTATCTGAAGTTAATCTGGGAATTTACACAGAACGGGAAGCAGAGATTGATGCCCAACAACTCATAATCAATGCCTCAAAAGAGAGAATTTGTCAATTAGAAACCCAGTTGAAAGAATCCGCTCTCCAGACCGAGATGAGCCGTCTGAAACTGGAGCTCCTGGTGGCGGGAGCGAGGAACCGAGCTGATAAAGCCTCCTTTGCTAGACCCTCCACTGTGAGCACAGGCACCGAGACAAGGCCTCACACCACAAGCCAGGGAGTTGGCAATCACACAGAGCTCCGAGATGCAAGCACAGGGGACGCCACAGAGGTGAGGACCGTTGGAGTGTCCTGTTGCGGGGCCGAGATGAATAATGTTTGCACAGGACCAGATGTACCGATGAGCCACTGGGAGGTCAGGGAGCGAGTGGAGACCGCGGAGAAGGGCGTGGGGATCCAGGtcttaacaaacacacaaggcGTTGGGATGGAGATAAAGTTGTGTGATGCCGAAACCAACACAGAGGCGccgcaggagaaaagaaagattgAGTCTAATTCGGTGGGTTGCGGCGACTGTTCGGTTGACGTGATCATCTGCCGGGCGAAGGAGGTGGTTTCTCAAGGTACCGCCACAGATCAAGTCAAAGGAGTGGATCTGGGAATCATGGCTTCACCCCAGACAGCTTGTCAGCGAAACAACACTGTGTCCTGTTCAGTGTCCCGCTTCACCAACACCCGACACGCCTTCAGCACAGACTCCAGCACCAACACCGTCCTATGTACCCAGAACAAGCACACCAACACCACTCAGGCGGTCACCAGGGCCGTGTCAGTAGGCAACAGGGTCAAAGACCCCAAACCCGCCCCGGAGACCCGTACCGTTGGCGTAGGAACAGAAACTCTGCTGGGAAGTGCCTTTAAACAAACGCCAGGGACAGTCGCCAGGGTAACCCGAGACGCCGGCGTTGGATTCACAAACTTTAAAGAGAATTTCCTGGTGGGGTTGAAAACTCGAAACATGGCCTCCGGACCCTCCCATCTGCCCGACCCCATCAAGACAAGGAGCATCggcgtgggggaggggaggatacGGGATTTGGCGGCTTCGTCCAGCTCACCCGGCCAAACGATACAGCGATCTTCACAGTCCCAATGGGAACCCGGGCTGAACCACTACATAGAGAAGATGCACTGGCTCCTCCGGGAGCACGGGGACCTGCTCACAGAGGACCTCCACGGCCCTCAGAGGGACGGCTTCGCCCAGCAGCGCACTAGCCGGGGAAAGGCCAACGCCGACCTTTCCCGCGATAGCAAGGCGGCAACACAACGAGAAACCGAAGTCTACGCTTTGGATTCTCAGCAGACAG TGGGCAGAGAGCTCCAGTCTCCTTCACAACTCTTAGTCGACTCCTCTGACTGTGACAAAGCAAACCAAGCTAAGTCCCAACATGTGGTCAATGATTCAGAAGTGAGAAGAATGATACAGATGTTGGAACAACAGACGTCCTCAGCTGCTCTGCGAG acgtggctGTGGGGTCtgtaataaagaaacaaaacggAGAACAAGGCTGTAGCGGGAAGAGCATGACGCTCATGAGGGTGACTACGGG ATCATCTCACGAGCTGCCTCCGAGCGAGAAGGCCCACTCTGAGGTATTGGAGAGCAGAAGGAGCAAGAAGTCAAGCGAAGCTTCTCAAGACGGcagaaagggaaaaggaaatTCCAAAAAGGAATCTAGATGTTCTTCAAAATCACATTCACAGAG GGGCAAGATCAGTGAAACGATGTTTTCTGCTTGTCAAGCTTTGAAGGTTCATCTGAGTGACAGTACTGCTTTATCCAGTGGGGAACTG CACGACTGCCTGCAAACGCTCCGGCACGACTGGTTCTCTGTGTCCGGCCACAAGTCAGCGGCTCCGGACACCGTGGCGGATTATTTGTCCGCGTTTCGGTTCATTTCACCGGCGGTTTTGCAACACGTTGCCAACCTGGTCGACGACAATGGCAACAcggcgctgcactacagcgtgTCTAACTCCAACTTCGGCGTCGTCAAGAAACTGCTTGATGCAG GGGTGTGTAACGTCAATCAACAGAACAAAGCGGGATACACGCCCATCATGCTGGCCGCGCTCGCCGCTGTGGAAAGTTATCAGGAGATGAGAGTTGTGGAGGAGCTTTTCGCGGAAGGAGATGTCAACGCCAAGGCCGGCCAG GCCGGGCAGACGGCTCTGATGCTGGCGGCGAGCCACGGCAGGAGGGACGTGGCGCAGGCGCTCCTGGCACGGGGGGCGGAGGTCAACCTGCGGGACGACGAGGGCTCCACGGCGCTGATGTGTGCGAGCGAGCACGGCCACGCCGACGTCGCCAGGCTGCTGCTGGCGCGGCCGGACTGCGACGCCACCCTGACTGACGGT gaTGACAGCACGGCCTTGTCCATCGCTCTGGAGGCGGGACACAATGACATCGCGGTGCTCCTTTACGCGCGTGCCAACTTCTCCAGAGGGCAGGCGGGG GCAGCGGCTCGTCTCGGTGGCTCAacgtctccctccgtctctggcGGCAGGAATCCGTTTGAATGA
- the LOC120832016 gene encoding KN motif and ankyrin repeat domain-containing protein 1 isoform X2, whose translation MSSSTRGRPPLPPPHGSPSDNKPCGNDGAAAASQTPDESKPRPAARSLASQRPSPVLEKTSVETLKHSDQELSRRLPPQPHPRRRLASFGGVSSHGSRSPFTGLGAYNQNNNGNKPAGSGSDVNVHRSSSMGSRGSTGCLRLGAQSSGRTASVTSLGPTHLQHVRDQMVVALQRLKELEEQVTIIPILQVRIAVLQEEKRQLVSQFKTRDDNEDAKDVIWKRARSADNSDIENTVNVEEGLEGTMSSDCGDLKEFRELTEEIHALEITIKSGHLEEWNGKDSKLLLDKTMKSVAVGTDEDTDTALSKPKKENKYVHTDRVEMRSVGTEVSEVNLGIYTEREAEIDAQQLIINASKERICQLETQLKESALQTEMSRLKLELLVAGARNRADKASFARPSTVSTGTETRPHTTSQGVGNHTELRDASTGDATEVRTVGVSCCGAEMNNVCTGPDVPMSHWEVRERVETAEKGVGIQVLTNTQGVGMEIKLCDAETNTEAPQEKRKIESNSVGCGDCSVDVIICRAKEVVSQGTATDQVKGVDLGIMASPQTACQRNNTVSCSVSRFTNTRHAFSTDSSTNTVLCTQNKHTNTTQAVTRAVSVGNRVKDPKPAPETRTVGVGTETLLGSAFKQTPGTVARVTRDAGVGFTNFKENFLVGLKTRNMASGPSHLPDPIKTRSIGVGEGRIRDLAASSSSPGQTIQRSSQSQWEPGLNHYIEKMHWLLREHGDLLTEDLHGPQRDGFAQQRTSRGKANADLSRDSKAATQRETEVYALDSQQTVGRELQSPSQLLVDSSDCDKANQAKSQHVVNDSEVRRMIQMLEQQTSSAALRDVAVGSVIKKQNGEQGCSGKSMTLMRVTTGSSHELPPSEKAHSEVLESRRSKKSSEASQDGRKGKGNSKKESRCSSKSHSQRGKISETMFSACQALKVHLSDSTALSSGELHDCLQTLRHDWFSVSGHKSAAPDTVADYLSAFRFISPAVLQHVANLVDDNGNTALHYSVSNSNFGVVKKLLDAGVCNVNQQNKAGYTPIMLAALAAVESYQEMRVVEELFAEGDVNAKAGQAGQTALMLAASHGRRDVAQALLARGAEVNLRDDEGSTALMCASEHGHADVARLLLARPDCDATLTDGDDSTALSIALEAGHNDIAVLLYARANFSRGQAGAAARLGGSTSPSVSGGRNPFE comes from the exons ATGTCTTCTTCAACCAGaggtcgtcctcctcttcctccaccacatGGTTCCCCGTCGGATAACAAACCCTGCGGGAAtgacggagcagcagcagcctctcagACACCTGATGAGTCCAAGCCTCGGCCTGCTGCCAGATCTCTTGCTTCACAAAGACCAAGCCCCGTGTTGGAAAAGACCTCAGTGGAGACCCTCAAACACTCGGATCAGGAGTTGAGCAGGCGGCTTCCGCCTCAGCCGCATCCCCGTCGCCGGCTGGCCAGCTTCGGAGGGGTGAGCTCGCATGGGTCGCGCTCCCCCTTCACTGGCCTGGGCGCATATAATCAGAACAACAACGGGAACAAGCCCGCCGGCTCAGGAAGCGACGTGAATGTCCACCGTAGCTCGTCCATGGGCAGTAGAGGCAGCACGGGATGCCTCAGGCTGGGCGCGCAGAGCTCTGGAAGGACCGCCTCGGTTACGAGTCTCGGCCCCACGCACCTTCAGCACGTCCGTGACCAAATGGTGGTAGCTCTGCAAAggctgaaggagctggaggagcaggtcaCGATCATACCCATCCTCCAGGTGAGAATCGCAGTCCTCCAGGAGGAAAAGAGGCAACTGGTCTCCCAGTTCAAGACCCGTGATGACAACGAGGATGCCAAGGATGTGATCTGGAAGAGAGCGCGTAGCGCGGACAACTCTGACATTGAGAACACGGTGAATGTGGAGGAAGGACTCGAGGGCACAATGAGTAGCGACTGCGGTGACCTCAAGGAGTTCAGGGAACTGACCGAGGAGATACACGCACTGGAAATAACCATCAAGAGCGGACATCTGGAAGAGTGGAATGGAAAAGATAGTAAGCTGTTGCTGGACAAAACCATGAAATCAGTCGCAGTTGGAACAGATGAAGATACGGACACAGCGTTGtctaaaccaaaaaaagaaaacaaatatgtgcACACTGATCGGGTAGAGATGAGGTCAGTTGGAACGGAAGTATCTGAAGTTAATCTGGGAATTTACACAGAACGGGAAGCAGAGATTGATGCCCAACAACTCATAATCAATGCCTCAAAAGAGAGAATTTGTCAATTAGAAACCCAGTTGAAAGAATCCGCTCTCCAGACCGAGATGAGCCGTCTGAAACTGGAGCTCCTGGTGGCGGGAGCGAGGAACCGAGCTGATAAAGCCTCCTTTGCTAGACCCTCCACTGTGAGCACAGGCACCGAGACAAGGCCTCACACCACAAGCCAGGGAGTTGGCAATCACACAGAGCTCCGAGATGCAAGCACAGGGGACGCCACAGAGGTGAGGACCGTTGGAGTGTCCTGTTGCGGGGCCGAGATGAATAATGTTTGCACAGGACCAGATGTACCGATGAGCCACTGGGAGGTCAGGGAGCGAGTGGAGACCGCGGAGAAGGGCGTGGGGATCCAGGtcttaacaaacacacaaggcGTTGGGATGGAGATAAAGTTGTGTGATGCCGAAACCAACACAGAGGCGccgcaggagaaaagaaagattgAGTCTAATTCGGTGGGTTGCGGCGACTGTTCGGTTGACGTGATCATCTGCCGGGCGAAGGAGGTGGTTTCTCAAGGTACCGCCACAGATCAAGTCAAAGGAGTGGATCTGGGAATCATGGCTTCACCCCAGACAGCTTGTCAGCGAAACAACACTGTGTCCTGTTCAGTGTCCCGCTTCACCAACACCCGACACGCCTTCAGCACAGACTCCAGCACCAACACCGTCCTATGTACCCAGAACAAGCACACCAACACCACTCAGGCGGTCACCAGGGCCGTGTCAGTAGGCAACAGGGTCAAAGACCCCAAACCCGCCCCGGAGACCCGTACCGTTGGCGTAGGAACAGAAACTCTGCTGGGAAGTGCCTTTAAACAAACGCCAGGGACAGTCGCCAGGGTAACCCGAGACGCCGGCGTTGGATTCACAAACTTTAAAGAGAATTTCCTGGTGGGGTTGAAAACTCGAAACATGGCCTCCGGACCCTCCCATCTGCCCGACCCCATCAAGACAAGGAGCATCggcgtgggggaggggaggatacGGGATTTGGCGGCTTCGTCCAGCTCACCCGGCCAAACGATACAGCGATCTTCACAGTCCCAATGGGAACCCGGGCTGAACCACTACATAGAGAAGATGCACTGGCTCCTCCGGGAGCACGGGGACCTGCTCACAGAGGACCTCCACGGCCCTCAGAGGGACGGCTTCGCCCAGCAGCGCACTAGCCGGGGAAAGGCCAACGCCGACCTTTCCCGCGATAGCAAGGCGGCAACACAACGAGAAACCGAAGTCTACGCTTTGGATTCTCAGCAGACAG TGGGCAGAGAGCTCCAGTCTCCTTCACAACTCTTAGTCGACTCCTCTGACTGTGACAAAGCAAACCAAGCTAAGTCCCAACATGTGGTCAATGATTCAGAAGTGAGAAGAATGATACAGATGTTGGAACAACAGACGTCCTCAGCTGCTCTGCGAG acgtggctGTGGGGTCtgtaataaagaaacaaaacggAGAACAAGGCTGTAGCGGGAAGAGCATGACGCTCATGAGGGTGACTACGGG ATCATCTCACGAGCTGCCTCCGAGCGAGAAGGCCCACTCTGAGGTATTGGAGAGCAGAAGGAGCAAGAAGTCAAGCGAAGCTTCTCAAGACGGcagaaagggaaaaggaaatTCCAAAAAGGAATCTAGATGTTCTTCAAAATCACATTCACAGAG GGGCAAGATCAGTGAAACGATGTTTTCTGCTTGTCAAGCTTTGAAGGTTCATCTGAGTGACAGTACTGCTTTATCCAGTGGGGAACTG CACGACTGCCTGCAAACGCTCCGGCACGACTGGTTCTCTGTGTCCGGCCACAAGTCAGCGGCTCCGGACACCGTGGCGGATTATTTGTCCGCGTTTCGGTTCATTTCACCGGCGGTTTTGCAACACGTTGCCAACCTGGTCGACGACAATGGCAACAcggcgctgcactacagcgtgTCTAACTCCAACTTCGGCGTCGTCAAGAAACTGCTTGATGCAG GGGTGTGTAACGTCAATCAACAGAACAAAGCGGGATACACGCCCATCATGCTGGCCGCGCTCGCCGCTGTGGAAAGTTATCAGGAGATGAGAGTTGTGGAGGAGCTTTTCGCGGAAGGAGATGTCAACGCCAAGGCCGGCCAG GCCGGGCAGACGGCTCTGATGCTGGCGGCGAGCCACGGCAGGAGGGACGTGGCGCAGGCGCTCCTGGCACGGGGGGCGGAGGTCAACCTGCGGGACGACGAGGGCTCCACGGCGCTGATGTGTGCGAGCGAGCACGGCCACGCCGACGTCGCCAGGCTGCTGCTGGCGCGGCCGGACTGCGACGCCACCCTGACTGACGGT gaTGACAGCACGGCCTTGTCCATCGCTCTGGAGGCGGGACACAATGACATCGCGGTGCTCCTTTACGCGCGTGCCAACTTCTCCAGAGGGCAGGCGGGG GCAGCGGCTCGTCTCGGTGGCTCAacgtctccctccgtctctggcGGCAGGAATCCGTTTGAATGA
- the LOC120832020 gene encoding SWI/SNF-related matrix-associated actin-dependent regulator of chromatin subfamily A member 2 isoform X2 — MSADLCMKTSRVQSPPSWAPLLSDQLMKRLAARRYAGVLILSPTAAADPRSPPPAARSQPEPGENGSLEEMEEDIGLKKRKGDHHGDKGVQAGQETGEKVKRKRGRPPAEKLPPNPPELTRKLSTLVDMVTNYKDGFGRQISKGFVQLPSKKEVPEYYELIRKPVDFRRIRERVRNHKYRNVGDLEKDIFLLCHNAQTYNLEGSQIYEDSIVIKSVFESARQRIVTDEEQKEAVGATRSDNGGGAEDQFVPSTVKPSPVQLKKGNKEGRSRSTMVKRLHSDLDSDVDLEDNTQKDQG, encoded by the exons ATGTCCGCTGACTTGTGTATGAAAACATCGCGCGTTCAGTCTCCCCCCTCCTGGGCTCCGCTTCTGAGTGATCAGCTGATGAAGAGACTAGCAGCTCGCCGCTATGCTGGCGTGCTAATTCTCTCCCCCACAGCTGCAGCCGATCCCCGCAGCCCGCCGCCTGCAGCCCGCAGCCAG CCCGAGCCAGGAGAGAACGGTTccctggaggagatggaggaggacatCGGCCTGAAGAAGCGTAAAGGGGATCATCATGGGGACAAAGGAGTGCAGGCCGGGCAGGAGACTGGGGAAAAGGTCAAGAGGAAGCGAGGACGCCCACCTGCTGAGAAGCTGCCTCCAAACCCACCGGAGCTCACCAGGAAACTAAGCACGCTGGTCGACATGGTTACCAACTACAAGGACGG TTTTGGTCGACAGATCAGCAAAGGCTTTGTGCAGCTTCCCTCTAAGAAGGAGGTACCCGAGTACTACGAGCTGATCCGAAAGCCTGTCGACTTCAGAAGGATCAGG GAACGTGTACGTAATCACAAGTACAGAAACGTGGGGGATTTGGAGAAGGATATCTTCCTCCTGTGTCACAATGCTCAGACATATAATCTGGAGGGATCTCAG ATCTATGAGGATTCGATTGTGATTAAGTCTGTTTTCGAGAGCGCGAGACAGCGAATCGTCACGGACGAGGAACAGAAAGAGGCGGTTGGCGCCACTCGCAGCGATAATGGCGGCGGAGCCGAAGACCAATTTGTTCCATCAACAG TGAAACCATCACCAGTACAgctaaaaaagggaaataaggAGGGAAGAAGCAGAAGCACCATGGTCAAGAGGCTCCACAGTGATTTGGACAGTGATGTGGATCTAGAGGACAACACCCAAAAAGACCAAGGTTGA
- the LOC120832020 gene encoding uncharacterized protein LOC120832020 isoform X1: MAQACSITCTRTHTGTHARTHTDRRPRTHVRLSAVWCIVQDYPPAPPPPPQYIPLRGAFKASSEPRDDSRDFFCYLQCCCLPSLNSLPCNSGFGWASPEPGENGSLEEMEEDIGLKKRKGDHHGDKGVQAGQETGEKVKRKRGRPPAEKLPPNPPELTRKLSTLVDMVTNYKDGFGRQISKGFVQLPSKKEVPEYYELIRKPVDFRRIRERVRNHKYRNVGDLEKDIFLLCHNAQTYNLEGSQIYEDSIVIKSVFESARQRIVTDEEQKEAVGATRSDNGGGAEDQFVPSTVKPSPVQLKKGNKEGRSRSTMVKRLHSDLDSDVDLEDNTQKDQG; encoded by the exons ATGGCACAGGCATGCAGCAtcacgtgcacgcgcacacacacaggcacgcacgcgcgcacacacactgacagacgtCCGCGGACACATGTACGGCTCTCAGCTGTGTGGTGCATCGTGCAGGATtaccctccagccccccccccccccccccagtataTTCCGCTCAGGGGGGCTTTTAAAGCTTCCTCGGAGCCCCGCGATGATAGCCGGGATTTCTTTTGTTACCTCCAGTGTTGTTGTCTCCCATCACTCAATTCCCTGCCATGCAATTCTGGGTTCGGATGGGCAAGC CCCGAGCCAGGAGAGAACGGTTccctggaggagatggaggaggacatCGGCCTGAAGAAGCGTAAAGGGGATCATCATGGGGACAAAGGAGTGCAGGCCGGGCAGGAGACTGGGGAAAAGGTCAAGAGGAAGCGAGGACGCCCACCTGCTGAGAAGCTGCCTCCAAACCCACCGGAGCTCACCAGGAAACTAAGCACGCTGGTCGACATGGTTACCAACTACAAGGACGG TTTTGGTCGACAGATCAGCAAAGGCTTTGTGCAGCTTCCCTCTAAGAAGGAGGTACCCGAGTACTACGAGCTGATCCGAAAGCCTGTCGACTTCAGAAGGATCAGG GAACGTGTACGTAATCACAAGTACAGAAACGTGGGGGATTTGGAGAAGGATATCTTCCTCCTGTGTCACAATGCTCAGACATATAATCTGGAGGGATCTCAG ATCTATGAGGATTCGATTGTGATTAAGTCTGTTTTCGAGAGCGCGAGACAGCGAATCGTCACGGACGAGGAACAGAAAGAGGCGGTTGGCGCCACTCGCAGCGATAATGGCGGCGGAGCCGAAGACCAATTTGTTCCATCAACAG TGAAACCATCACCAGTACAgctaaaaaagggaaataaggAGGGAAGAAGCAGAAGCACCATGGTCAAGAGGCTCCACAGTGATTTGGACAGTGATGTGGATCTAGAGGACAACACCCAAAAAGACCAAGGTTGA